GTCCTTGCTGCTGGGTGCGTGGCGGCGACCGGAACAGCAGCATAACCTGCAGGGCGCCAACGCCTATCTCGGCGTCATCGTGCCGCTGGCGACCCTGAGCCTGGTGATGCCGACTTTTCTGGCAGGCCCGGACGGACAGCATCCATCCGCACCGAGGCAATTAATATTGGGCATAATCTCGGTCGGCCTTTACGCCACTTTTCTGTTTCTCCAGGCCGGCCGCCATCAGGACTATTTCACCGACGACAGCAATCGCCACGAGCATCATGGTGAACATGCTCCTCCCCGCGGGCGGGTCTGGCCTCATGCCATTCTGCTTTTCGCCTATATGGGACCTGTCGTCTTTCTAGTCGAACAGCTTGCCCGGCCGATCGATTACATTATCGAAACCCTGCATGCCCCAACCGCATTTGGCGGTGTTGTCATGGCCATCCTTGTCGCGACGCCCGAGGCAATCAGCGCCGTGCGTGCATCCATCGCCAACAATCTTCAGCGCGCCGTCAACATCTTCCTGGGTTCGGTATTGTCGACGATCGGGCTGACCGTGCCGGCAATGCTTGTCATCAGCCGTCTTTACGGGCACCCGGTAACCCTCGGCCTGGAACATGGAGATCTGGTGATGCTCCTGCTCACTCTGGCCGTCAGTATCATCACCTTTGCCAGCGGCCGCACGCATCTCATGCAAGGCGCTGTCCATCTGGTGCTTTTCCTGGCTTACGTGCTGCTTATTTTCCAGCAATGAAACCGCCTCGATTGCGGCCGCACAAGATCAGAAAAGTAAAGAGTTCCGCGCTTGGTCCGTCTTCCGCTATGGTAGCAGCACAGCTTGCAAGGTGGCTGCAGGACCCTACGTGGCGATACGGAGACCGGACTTGGGCTCACTGTTGGTTGGCGGGCTTGTATTTGTTTTTCTGTCGATGGCAACATCGATAGGATTGGTGGTGCGCGGCCGCTTGCCGGATCACCATCTCAATGCAGAATCCAAGGACGTCATCAGGCTGGCGACTGCGGTGGTGGGAACGCTGTCGGCGCTGGCGCTCGGCCTTCTGATCGCATCCGCCAAGTCGTCCTATGACAATGCCGAAGTGGAAATGAGAACGGCGGCGGCTCGGGTACTCCTGCTTGATCGCGTCATGGCGCAATACGGGCAGGAAACCGACAAGGCGCGTCAATTGCTGCGTGAACTCATCGAGAAACGGCTGAGCCGCGGCTGGACTGCCGAGACCACCGACGAAACATCCGGCAATGCGCCGGGGGAATATCAGGACATCGAGGCGGTTCAGGCCGACCTTCGATCCCTGGCGCCGAGGGATGCCGTGCAGCACTCTCTCCAGGCGCGTGCGCTGGAAGTGAGCGGCATGTTGGCCGAGACTCACTGGCTGCTGGTCGAATCCGGCAAAGAGGGTTTGCCCTGGGCCTTCCTCACCGTTCTAGTCTGTTGGCTTTCGCTGCTCTTTGCGACCTTCGGGCTGCAGGTCCCGACCAATCCGACGGTGCTGTCAATTCTGCTCGTCTGCGCCCTGTCGGTCGCCGGCGCCATCTTCCTGGTTTCGGACATGGCGAACCCATATGTCGGGCTGATCCGTGTTTCGGATGCACCATTACAGTTTGCCATCGAACGGCTGGGGAAACCGTAGCCGCATCATGGCATCCGTCGAGGACGAGCTCACAGTTTAATTGTGCCCCAGCAGCTATTGCAATTTTTAGCAATGCCGCGACATAATATCGCATGCCCGGAACTTTTCGGAGAGGGGTCGTCTCCACCGAGGCACGCATGAAGACTACAGCGCCGCGCGTCTTTTCAGACGCGCAAAGGGACGCTGTATGCCTTTGAAAGAGCTCGTAAACATCGGGGCGGCGGCAATGCGTGTGAGATTGTATCGGGGTCTGCACCTGTCTGTGGTGCTCGTCGGCATGGCAATTCTCGCTGGTTGTGAGGAAAGCGGCAATACTTACGTTGCCCCTCCTCCACCTCCGGTTCGTGTCGCCCAGCCGATCCAGCAACCGGTGACGCTCTATTTCGAACTCACCGGCAATACGGCGCCGCTCAACTCCGTCGATATCGAGGCACGCGTCCAAGGCTACGTCCAATCGATCGACTACCAGGACGGCATGACGGTGATGAAGGGCACCAAGCTCTTCGGCATCGAGCGCGACACCTATCAGGCGCAATTGGATCAGGCGAAGGCGTCCCTCGCCTCGCAACAGGCATCTCAGGTCGGCGCGCAGCAGGAATACGACCGGCAGCGCAATTTATCGAAGCAACAGGTCACCACGCAAACTGCCGTCGACAGCGCCAAGGCAACGCTCGACGAGGCGAATGCGTCCATCCTCAATGCCCAGGCCAATCTCGATCTCGCGACGATCAACCTCGGATATACGGAGGTGCTTGCCCCGTTCGACGGCACCGTCACCGATCACCTCGTCGATATCGGCGCGCTTGTCGGCGTATCCGGCCCCACCAAACTCGCTAGCATCGTTCAGACGGATCCGCTTTATGCCTATTTCAACGTCAGCGAAACCCAGGTGCTGATGATCAAGGAAACGCTGGTAAGGCAGGGGCGCACCTTCAAGCAGACGGACCTTCCAAGCATTCCGGCGGAACTCGGCCTGCAGACCGAGGAAGGCTACCCGCACAAGGGACATCTCGATTACGTCTCGCCGCAGCTCGATGCCTCCACAGGCACCCTTCAGGTGCGCGCCCTGTTCGACAACAAGGACCATGCCATGCTGCCCGGTCTCTTCGTGCGCGTTCGGGTGCCGGTCGGCCACAACGACAAGGCGCTGCTGGTGCGCGACGACGCCATCGGAACAAACCAGCTGGGAAGCTATCTGCTCGTTCTCGGCAAGGACGACGTCGTCGAGCAGAAGCAGGTCAAGACCGGTCAGCGCGAAGGTTCGCTCCGCGTCATCGACTCCGGCCTCGATCCGGCCGACTGGGTCGTGACGCAAGGTATCCAGCAGGCCATCCCCGGCAGCAAGGTCACGCCCGAGAAGATGGAAATGAACCCGCCGGCAGCTGCCGCCGGCGATGCCAAGGCCAAGACCACCACGCAATGAATCCGCCGCCATGCTTCATCTGAACGTCTAAGGACAACAGCATGATCTCGCGTTTCTTCATCGAGCGACCGATACTCGCCAATGTTCTGGCGTTGGTTTTCGTGCTCATCGGCGCGGTGGCCCTGTTCCAGCTGCCTGTGGCGCAATATCCGAATGTCGTTCCGCCGACGGTGCAGGTGACGACGCGCTTCCCGGGCGCCAGCGCCCAGACCCTCGTCGATACCGTCGCGCTGCCGATCGAGCAGCAGGTCAACGGCGTGCAGGACATGCTCTATATGCAGTCGACGAGCGCCAGCGACGGCACCTATTCCCTGACCGTGACCTTTGCCATCGGAACGGATCCGGACCAGGCCCAGGTTCTGGTGCAAAACCGCGTCGCCATAGCAATGTCATCGCTACCCGAAGCAGTGCAACTTCAGGGCGTGACGACGCAAAAGAAATCGACGGCGATCCTCGGCTTCGTCAGCCTGACCTCGCCCGATAGCCGCTATGACAGCCTGTTCCTGTCGAACTACGCCGTCATCAATCTGCAGAATGAACTCGCCCGCCTGCCGGGTGTCGGCAATGTCACCGTATTCGGTGCCGGCCAGTATGCCATGCGCATCTGGATGGATCCGAACCTGCTGCAGGCACGCGGCCTGACGCCACAGGATGTGGTCAGCGTCGTGCAGCAGCAGAGCCAGGAGGTCGCCGCCGGCCAGATCGGCATTCCGCCGGTGCCGAAGGGGCAAGTCTTCCAATATACGCTGAACGTCAATGGCCGACTGAACGAGGCGGCCGACTACGAAAACATCGTCGTCATGGTCGAAAGCGGACAGGGCGGCCGCGTTACGCGGATCCGCGACATCGGCCGCGTCGAACTCGGCGCCCAGACCTACAGCCAGTCTTTCATGCAGAACGGCCGGCCGGCAGCCGGCATCGGCATTTTTCAGCTGCCGGAGGCGAATGCCATTGCGGTGGCACAGGCAGTGAAGGCGAAAATGCAGGAGCTTTCAAAAAGCTTCCCGCCGGGCCTCGAATATCACGTGCCGTTCGACACGACGAAGTTTACGTCACCTTGATCGAGGCCGGCGTTCTCGTTCTCATCGTCATTCTCGTTTTCCTGCAGGATTGGCGGGCGATGCTCGTGCCGGCGACCACAGTTCCGGTCACCATCATCGGCGCCTTCGCGGCCATGGCGGCACTGGGCTTCACCGTCAACCTGTCGACACTGTTTGCCATCGTTCTCGCCATCGGCATCGTCGTCGATGATGCCATCGTTATCGTCGAGGGGGTCGCCCGACACATCGAGGCGGGCATGTCCGGCCGAAAGGCGGCCGAAAAGGCGATGGAGGAACTGCTCGGCCCGGTCATCGGCATCACGCTGGTGCTGATGGCCGTTTTCATTCCGGCCGCCTTCCTGCCCGGCCTGACCGGACAGCTCTACCGGCAATTCGCGCTCGTCATCGCCGCCACGGCACTGATCAGCGCGATCAATGCCGTCACGTTGAAACCGACGCAATGCGCCCTTTGGCTGCGGCCGCCGGCCCCGCCCGAGAAACGCAACATCTTCTATCGCGGCTTCAACAGGGTCTATGACAGGGGTGAACGCAGCTATGCCGGGCTGATCGGATCGATGACCCGCCACAGCGGCATCATGGTCATAGCAGCACTTGCGCTGATCGGTCTCGCCGTCTGGGGGCTCGCCCGTCTGCCGACTGCGTTTCTGCCCATCGAGGATCAAGGCTATGTGCTGATCAGTGCGCAGCTGCCCGACGGCGCATCGAAGGAGCGCACGGACACGGTGATGGAAGAGGTCGGCAAGATCGCCGAAGCCACGCCTGGCGTCGATCAAGTGCTGACCATCAGCGGCATCTCCGTTCTCGACAACAATGCCAGCCTGCAGAATGCCGGCGTCGCCTATGTCGTGCTGAAGGACTGGGACGAGCGCGGCAAGGAAAAGGGGCAGGATCTGCTGTCGATCTACCAGCATTTGAACGGCGCGCTGCAAAGCGTGCTGGCCGCCAAGACGCTGGTGGTCGTGCCGCCTCCGATCCAGGGCGTCGGCAATGCCAGCGGCTTTACCATGCAGGTTGAGATCAGGAACGGCATTTCCGACTACCCGCTGCTGCAATCGCTTGCCGATACGATCGTCAAGAACGGCAGTGCCCAATCGTCGCTGCAGAGGCTGAGCACGCCTTTTCGCTCGAACGTGCCGCAACTTGCCGTTTCCGTCGATCGGATCAAGGCGGAGACACTGGGAATTACGGTGGGCCAGGTCTTCTCCGCTCTCTCCGGCTATGTCGGATCGAGCTATGTCACCCAGTTCAACAAATTTGGCCGTACCTTCCAGGTCTATGCGCAAGCCGCTTCCGATTTCCGGGTCAGCGCTGAAGACATCCGCAACCTGAAGGTCAAGGCCGGCGATGGGACGATGGTGCCGCTCGGCACGGTCGTCGATGTCACGACGACACAAGGCCCCTCCCTGATCGGCCTCTACAATCTCTACCCGTCCGCAACGATCGTTGGCGGGCCTGCCGCCGGCTTCAGTTCCGGCCAATCGCTCGACGTCATGGAGCAGATTGCCGATCGCACATTACCGCCGGGTACAGGCTTCGAATGGACGGCGCTGTCCTATCAGGAGAAGGCCGTGGGCGGGCAGATCTATTTCATCTTCGCGCTTGCCATGCTCCTCGTCTATTTCGTGCTCGCCGGCCAGTATGAAAGCTGGATCTTGCCGCTGGCAGTCCTTCTCGCCGTGCCGCTCGCTCTGCTCGGCACGGTGGCAGCGCTTATGGCAGCCGGCGTTGCCAACAATCTCTATACGCAGATCGGCCTTATCCTGCTGATCGCGCTTGCATCGAAGAATGCCATCCTCATCGTTGAATATGCTAGGGAAAGGCGGGCGGAAGGCATGGAAATACTGGATGCGGCCGTCGAGGCCGCCCGCTTGCGTTTCCGGCCAATTCTGATGACGTCCTTCGCCTTTATCCTCGGCGTCCTGCCGCTCGTGCTGGCGACGGGCGCCGGCGCATCCGCCCGCAAATCGATCGGCATATCGGTCTTCAGCGGCATGATCGCCTCGACCTGCCTCGCCGTGCTCTTTGTACCGTCCTTCTACGTCGTGTTGCAGCGCCTCGAGGAATATTGGAAAGGACGCACAAAGATAGCAGGCGTCGCGGAGGCGGAGATGCCGAAGGTTCAGTAAGGCTGTTGCAACAGTCTGTTGCGCAATCGCCTGTGGTTTCGCGCGGAGGCAGGTTGTTGTTGAGGTCTCTTCACAGCGCAAGTTTCGAACAGACGCTATAATCCCGAGGTCAGGACCCGGTGGCATGCAGGCGACACGCGTTGCAAATTGTCCCGCAAGCAAGCCATAGCCCGCCCTCCGCCCAAAGGCACCATGCGGCATAGGGCCTGAAAATCCGATCCGCAGGTTTCGCGCAGGATCATCAGTTCCTCGCGCGGCGAGAACGCCGGCATCATGGCTCGAGGAGCAGGCGTGGTCGCAACCGTCGCAGCGCCGGTGGCTGGGGTTGATCCGGCTGATCCTCCCCCCGCTGATCCTCCCAAGGCCGCAACGGCTTGCTGACACGGCCCCGATAGAGCGGCATTGTGCTGCTGCAGGCAGCTGAGTGCCTCAGTGCCGCCCGGTGTGACGCCGGAGCATTGCGTCATGAAATCGCGTTGGCAGGCCGATTTGACGGCGTTGCGCTGTGCCTGCGTCGGCTGATGCACCGGTGTGCCCGTCGCCGGCGCTGGCGCTGGCGTCGTCGCCGCGGTAGTTGCGGGCACCGCCGGGGCCGGCTCCGCGGATGTCGACTTGGGTTTGCTCACCGCCGACACCGCCTTCCGGCAACCAGCCGAAAGCGTGGCGCTATGCTGTTGCAGACAAGTGAGCGCCTCGATGCCGCCCGGTGTCACCCCTGAACATTGTGCTATGAAATCGGATCGGCACTCCGCCCTGATCGCATTGCGCTGCTCTTCAGTCGGCGCCTGCGCGGACGCGACACCTGCAAAGAGCACCATTGCGCAGAGCGCTGGCAATCCCGAGATACCAAACAGAAGACGACGCCGTCCATGCGGAGCCGTCAGCAGAGAAGATGCCCATTTTCGCATTATTCCTCCCCCCTATAAATATTTAATCTACTTCATGAAATCGAACGCCCTGCTGAATAGGATAATAAACGCCCGCCAATTGGAGGGACGTTGCTTGCCACTGCGAAAATATTAAACCGCCGGCTCCACGTATATTAGAATATTTCTATCTTAGCAACTATCGTGCACCTGAAAAACCATACACCGCAAAGCAAGTTAACAGGTTCTGCGAATACATGCTGCCTTCATGCCGCAGCCTCGTACCCTCTTGAAGCCGGGCTCTCGTGGCCTTCAAGCCGAAAACGTGCAATCATGTCGGTAAGTGCAAGCGCCTCGGACGATAGCTGTCTGGTGGCAGCATTCGTCTCTTCCACCATCGCCGCATTTTGCTGCGTCATACGATCAATATCGTTCACCGATGCGTTGATCGAATGGAGTGTCGTTGCCTGGTCGCGGCTTGACGAGGCGATGAGCTCAATATGACCGACGATGTGGACGATCTCGCTGGAAATCTCCATCAGCGCATCGCCGGTGCGGCCGACGAATTCGGAGCCGGACGCAACCTCGCGGACGGAATTGTTGATGAGCTCGCCGATTTCCTTGGCTGCGCGCGCCGATCGCTGCGCCAGTTCCCGCACCTCCTGCGCCACGACAGCGAAGCCCTTGCCGGCCTCACCCGCTCTTGCCGCCTCGACTCCCGCGTTTAGGGCCAAGAGATTGGTCTGGAAGGCGATAGAGTCGATGGCGCTGACAATCTGAACGATCTTCCCGGACGCGTCCTCAATCCGTCCCATGGCCGAAACCGCGTTTTGGACCACTGAAGCCGAGGCGTCGGCGCCCTGTTTGGCGCGTTGGACAAGCGCAAGCGCTGCTGCTGCCCGTCCTGAAGAGGTGTTGACGGCGGAGGAAATCTCCTCCACTGCCGCTGCGGTTTCCTCAAGTGCGGCCGCCTGCTTTTCCGTTCGGCTGGCCAGGTCATCAACGGCTTCCGCCATCTGGCGGCCATTGTCGCTGATGAGGGAAGCCGTCTCGCGGATATCGCAAAGCGTCTCCTTGAGACCCGCGACCGACATGTTGAAATCGGTGCGGATTCGGTCGAGTTCGGAGGCAAAGGGCGTATCGATCGAAAAATTCAACTCCCCGCGCGACAGCCGCGTGAGTCCCTCTGCAAGCGCCTCGATTGCGGCGTCAACCTGGACCTTGGCGCTACGTCGCTCGAGTTCGTTGCGGGCGCGCTCAGATTCCGCATCATTACGCGCGATCTCGGCCTGTTGTTCCATTTCGACATTCGACAGCGCATTTTGTTTGAAGACGGAAAGCGCGCGCGCCATTTCCCCGATTTCGTCGCCCCGTGCCTCGCCGGTGATTGCGGTATCGAGCCTTCCCTCTGCGATCTTGCGCATCGCTGCGGTAATCTGGGTGATCGGTCCCTTCAGGGTGATGACCAGCGCTGCACCCGCGGTCATAGCGATCAGGATGCCGAACACAATGGCGCCACCGGATATCCTATTGGCCTGTTGACGATCCTGCCCAGCACTTTGCCTTTGCGTCTCGGCGAATTGAGCAAGCAGGTTCCAGGTGTTGTCGATCTGCCCCGCAGCGCTGTCGAATTCAGCCAGCTTGCGCGCCGCGCCTTCGGAGAGCGCTGCCGCGTTTGCCGCAAGCAGGTCGAGGACGGGCTGAGCCTTCTTCGGAATTTCGGCAAAGGCGGGATCGTCGTTCACCACGCCGGCGAGACGGCCGAGTTCGGTCTGATACATGTAGATCGACTGCTGGACTTTCTTCACGCGCGCGTCGTCTGGATTGCCGGCGAGTTCGGCGAAGCCGACGCGGATCTCATTATTGCTGTTAACGATGGCGCGCAGTGCGTTGCCGACATTCGTCGCCTGCGAGATATCCTTGTCCGACGCGGCAAGCGCGAGCACGGAGGTCCGCATCAGATCGTCGCCAATCGCCTTGAGGCTGTCGCCAGTTGCAGCAAGATTGGCGACGGCGGTATCCGTTGCTGGGACATCTAAAGTGTCAGACGACACCTTCGAAGCGTTGGCGATGGCATCCACAGCAGCGGCATAC
The Rhizobium leguminosarum DNA segment above includes these coding regions:
- a CDS encoding calcium:proton antiporter, with protein sequence MTEGPAVRAVGATSLVREEWFLGISVATSLAFLAFQEQLFGRLSDPLWFTVVFAWLFAAVLGSALSVVRHADHLAERLKEPYGTLILTLAITSIEVMAISAVMIHGENNPTLARDTLFAVVMIILNGMVGLSLLLGAWRRPEQQHNLQGANAYLGVIVPLATLSLVMPTFLAGPDGQHPSAPRQLILGIISVGLYATFLFLQAGRHQDYFTDDSNRHEHHGEHAPPRGRVWPHAILLFAYMGPVVFLVEQLARPIDYIIETLHAPTAFGGVVMAILVATPEAISAVRASIANNLQRAVNIFLGSVLSTIGLTVPAMLVISRLYGHPVTLGLEHGDLVMLLLTLAVSIITFASGRTHLMQGAVHLVLFLAYVLLIFQQ
- a CDS encoding DUF4239 domain-containing protein yields the protein MGSLLVGGLVFVFLSMATSIGLVVRGRLPDHHLNAESKDVIRLATAVVGTLSALALGLLIASAKSSYDNAEVEMRTAAARVLLLDRVMAQYGQETDKARQLLRELIEKRLSRGWTAETTDETSGNAPGEYQDIEAVQADLRSLAPRDAVQHSLQARALEVSGMLAETHWLLVESGKEGLPWAFLTVLVCWLSLLFATFGLQVPTNPTVLSILLVCALSVAGAIFLVSDMANPYVGLIRVSDAPLQFAIERLGKP
- a CDS encoding efflux RND transporter periplasmic adaptor subunit, producing MRVRLYRGLHLSVVLVGMAILAGCEESGNTYVAPPPPPVRVAQPIQQPVTLYFELTGNTAPLNSVDIEARVQGYVQSIDYQDGMTVMKGTKLFGIERDTYQAQLDQAKASLASQQASQVGAQQEYDRQRNLSKQQVTTQTAVDSAKATLDEANASILNAQANLDLATINLGYTEVLAPFDGTVTDHLVDIGALVGVSGPTKLASIVQTDPLYAYFNVSETQVLMIKETLVRQGRTFKQTDLPSIPAELGLQTEEGYPHKGHLDYVSPQLDASTGTLQVRALFDNKDHAMLPGLFVRVRVPVGHNDKALLVRDDAIGTNQLGSYLLVLGKDDVVEQKQVKTGQREGSLRVIDSGLDPADWVVTQGIQQAIPGSKVTPEKMEMNPPAAAAGDAKAKTTTQ
- a CDS encoding methyl-accepting chemotaxis protein, with translation MVNGLMSRVRIQTKVLVLLAPFVISLCAVGLTGYYASSLLEGRMEISNHVLQSLNGFKHVSSSMTGFLMKPSQEARDTALADAREQLANLKQTIERLRPTTDVGLLDRALDQSQIIPQKIEAIWQIETGQQKILSDVDAASAALLDLQGQVGKRSFMLMAGAKKLENANKGGLNNSVSISAAASVATKLRNDYTNATTPADKASLFAKYAPDLQKAKEQLSPAVATEALAAQYAAAVDAIANASKVSSDTLDVPATDTAVANLAATGDSLKAIGDDLMRTSVLALAASDKDISQATNVGNALRAIVNSNNEIRVGFAELAGNPDDARVKKVQQSIYMYQTELGRLAGVVNDDPAFAEIPKKAQPVLDLLAANAAALSEGAARKLAEFDSAAGQIDNTWNLLAQFAETQRQSAGQDRQQANRISGGAIVFGILIAMTAGAALVITLKGPITQITAAMRKIAEGRLDTAITGEARGDEIGEMARALSVFKQNALSNVEMEQQAEIARNDAESERARNELERRSAKVQVDAAIEALAEGLTRLSRGELNFSIDTPFASELDRIRTDFNMSVAGLKETLCDIRETASLISDNGRQMAEAVDDLASRTEKQAAALEETAAAVEEISSAVNTSSGRAAAALALVQRAKQGADASASVVQNAVSAMGRIEDASGKIVQIVSAIDSIAFQTNLLALNAGVEAARAGEAGKGFAVVAQEVRELAQRSARAAKEIGELINNSVREVASGSEFVGRTGDALMEISSEIVHIVGHIELIASSSRDQATTLHSINASVNDIDRMTQQNAAMVEETNAATRQLSSEALALTDMIARFRLEGHESPASRGYEAAA